A genomic window from Triticum urartu cultivar G1812 chromosome 7, Tu2.1, whole genome shotgun sequence includes:
- the LOC125524616 gene encoding pEARLI1-like lipid transfer protein 2 has product MAASRPSSMAVAMVAVVAVLLCAGVRPAEVCNGHPCPSPAGNCPVNAVKLAVCADVLDGLIHVVLGQSRPKQPCCSLISGLVDLDAAACVCLAINANVLGINLDVDVDLTLLLNYCGCKVPKGFHCA; this is encoded by the coding sequence ATGGCTGCATCCAGGCCGAGCAGCATGGCCGTAGCAATGGTGGCGGTCGTGGCCGTGCTCCTATGCGCGGGCGTGCGGCCGGCGGAGGTGTGCAACGGCCACCCGTGCCCGTCGCCGGCGGGCAATTGCCCCGTGAACGCGGTGAAGCTGGCGGTGTGCGCGGACGTGCTGGACGGGCTGATCCACGTGGTGCTGGGGCAGTCGCGGCCCAAGCAGCCGTGCTGCTCCCTCATCTCCGGCCTGGTCGACCTGGACGCCGCCGCCTGCGTCTGCCTCGCCATCAACGCCAACGTCCTCGGCATCAACCTCGACGTCGACGTCGACCTCACGCTGCTGCTCAACTACTGCGGATGCAAGGTGCCCAAGGGCTTCCACTGCGCTTGA